The Neosynechococcus sphagnicola sy1 genome has a segment encoding these proteins:
- a CDS encoding sulfurtransferase, which produces MTESQRVVSAAWLWDHLQDPQVVIADCRFSLTDPIWGQQQYQIGHLPGAYYLDLNRDLSGPLQRHGGRHPLPHPDTLSQTFTAMGLHSGDSPPPTLLVAYDDSKLAFAARLWWLAHYLGHPRVAVLDGGFTAWQRAGYSVTSQLPLWKSGRFIPQLRPDYVVDIATVKAHKELPGVALVDAREAVRYRGEQEPIDPIAGHIPGAVNYPWQEITDPHGYLRPLSEQQQRWAGLQAADEIIVYCGSGVTACVDLLSLAIAGISTGKLYAGSWSDWCSYQSPSGDS; this is translated from the coding sequence ATGACGGAGTCTCAACGGGTGGTTTCGGCTGCTTGGCTGTGGGATCATCTCCAAGATCCCCAGGTGGTGATTGCGGACTGTCGATTTTCCTTGACAGATCCGATCTGGGGTCAGCAGCAATATCAAATCGGGCACCTCCCCGGTGCCTACTATCTCGATCTCAACCGAGATCTCTCTGGCCCATTGCAACGGCATGGCGGACGACATCCCCTCCCCCATCCCGACACTCTGTCCCAAACCTTTACCGCGATGGGACTTCATTCTGGCGATTCCCCTCCGCCAACCCTCCTCGTCGCCTATGACGACTCTAAACTGGCATTTGCTGCCCGCCTCTGGTGGTTGGCCCATTACTTGGGGCATCCGCGAGTTGCAGTGCTCGATGGGGGATTCACAGCTTGGCAAAGAGCGGGCTACTCAGTGACTTCACAGCTGCCACTATGGAAGTCGGGGCGATTCATTCCCCAACTTCGCCCCGACTACGTTGTCGATATCGCCACCGTCAAAGCCCATAAGGAGTTGCCGGGGGTTGCCTTGGTTGATGCGCGGGAAGCCGTACGTTATCGGGGGGAACAGGAGCCGATTGACCCAATTGCTGGACACATTCCCGGAGCTGTTAACTATCCCTGGCAGGAGATCACAGACCCCCATGGTTATCTTCGACCTCTCTCTGAGCAGCAGCAACGCTGGGCAGGGCTACAGGCAGCCGATGAAATTATTGTCTACTGCGGCTCAGGAGTGACTGCCTGCGTCGATCTACTCTCCCTGGCGATCGCCGGTATTTCAACCGGTAAACTCTACGCAGGCAGTTGGAGTGACTGGTGTTCCTATCAATCACCCAGTGGTGACAGCTGA
- the cysC gene encoding adenylyl-sulfate kinase, whose translation MRQQQGVTVWFTGLSGAGKTTISRAVEKELRDRDYKVEILDGDIVRENLTKDLGFSRDDRDENIRRIAFVASLLTRNGVIVLVSAISPYREIREEVRQRIGHFAEVFVNAPLSVCEQRDVKGLYKRARAGEIKNFTGIDDPYEQPQSPEIECRTDLEAIDQSVIKVLTYLETGGYCKPSLSAVTTG comes from the coding sequence ATGAGGCAACAACAAGGCGTTACAGTGTGGTTCACGGGTCTAAGCGGTGCCGGGAAAACCACGATTAGTCGAGCAGTTGAGAAAGAACTCCGCGATCGAGACTATAAAGTCGAAATCTTAGATGGAGATATCGTGCGGGAAAATCTGACGAAAGATCTGGGTTTCAGCCGCGATGATCGGGATGAGAATATCCGTCGAATTGCCTTTGTGGCTTCATTACTGACACGAAATGGTGTCATTGTGCTGGTTTCAGCTATTTCACCCTATCGGGAAATTCGGGAGGAAGTCCGCCAACGGATTGGTCACTTTGCCGAAGTTTTTGTCAATGCTCCCCTGTCAGTCTGTGAACAGCGGGATGTGAAAGGGCTTTACAAACGAGCGCGGGCTGGCGAAATTAAGAACTTCACAGGCATTGACGACCCCTACGAGCAACCCCAAAGTCCTGAAATTGAATGTCGAACGGATCTTGAAGCCATTGATCAGAGTGTGATCAAGGTACTGACCTATCTGGAGACAGGCGGGTATTGCAAACCGAGTCTGTCAGCTGTCACCACTGGGTGA
- the alr gene encoding alanine racemase, which yields MFNWERNPAVAPPCCDLPREPLRERAWVEVDLTALAHNVRQIRGLLSPQTDLMAVVKADAYGHGAVTVAQTILQHGVTWLGVATIPEGIALREAGIRAPILILGATHTPEQIQAIAGWELQPTLCTPKQALVFSETLGALGQTLGVHVKLDTGMSRLGTPWQAATEFVQLVHRLPGLEITSIYSHLATADNPDPTMMRQQQARFQRAIAQLRATGITPPRLHLANSAATLTDPALHYDLVRVGLGIYGLCPAPHLQSVVDLQPALQVKARVTQVKTIQPGTGVSYGHQFFAEETARIAVVGIGYADGVPRNLSGRMTALIRGERVPQIGAVTMDQLMLDISQIPEVQEGEVVTLLGRDGGYQITADDWAALLGTISWEILCGFKHRLPRVAMNLPQESPQQVIA from the coding sequence ATGTTTAACTGGGAACGAAATCCAGCCGTTGCCCCCCCTTGCTGTGACTTGCCAAGGGAGCCGCTACGGGAGCGGGCATGGGTTGAAGTGGATTTGACCGCACTGGCGCACAATGTCCGCCAGATCCGGGGGCTGTTGTCGCCCCAGACCGATCTGATGGCGGTGGTGAAGGCAGATGCCTACGGCCATGGAGCTGTTACAGTTGCCCAGACAATCTTGCAGCATGGTGTTACCTGGTTAGGGGTGGCGACGATTCCAGAGGGCATTGCCCTGCGGGAAGCTGGGATTCGAGCCCCGATTCTGATCTTGGGAGCCACCCATACCCCTGAACAAATTCAGGCGATCGCTGGCTGGGAATTACAACCAACCCTCTGCACCCCCAAGCAAGCCCTGGTGTTTTCAGAAACCTTGGGTGCCTTAGGACAAACCCTAGGGGTGCATGTGAAGTTAGACACCGGGATGTCACGACTGGGCACCCCCTGGCAGGCGGCAACGGAGTTTGTGCAATTGGTGCATCGCCTACCCGGACTGGAAATCACCAGTATCTATTCCCATTTGGCGACCGCCGATAACCCTGACCCGACGATGATGCGTCAGCAACAAGCCCGCTTCCAACGAGCGATCGCCCAGCTGCGAGCCACCGGCATTACCCCGCCTCGCTTACATCTGGCAAATTCGGCAGCCACCCTCACCGATCCAGCCTTGCACTACGATCTCGTCCGGGTGGGACTGGGAATTTACGGTCTCTGTCCGGCTCCCCACCTGCAATCAGTGGTGGACTTACAACCAGCGCTGCAAGTGAAAGCCAGAGTCACCCAGGTGAAGACCATTCAACCGGGAACAGGGGTCAGCTATGGTCACCAGTTCTTTGCTGAGGAAACGGCTCGGATTGCCGTGGTGGGGATTGGCTATGCCGATGGCGTTCCTCGCAATCTCTCCGGCCGTATGACTGCGTTAATTCGAGGAGAGCGTGTCCCCCAGATCGGGGCCGTAACCATGGATCAACTGATGCTTGACATCAGCCAGATACCGGAGGTGCAGGAAGGGGAAGTGGTCACACTCCTGGGTCGGGACGGGGGGTATCAAATTACGGCAGACGATTGGGCCGCCCTCCTAGGCACCATTTCTTGGGAAATTCTTTGTGGATTCAAACATCGCCTTCCTCGTGTGGCGATGAATCTCCCCCAGGAATCCCCCCAACAGGTCATTGCCTGA
- the mutS gene encoding DNA mismatch repair protein MutS — MRDGSFHGSLLWALDKTVTAMGGRALRRWLLQPLLDRKGIGARQDTIEELITEGVLRQALQQYLRQIYDLERLAGRAGSGTANARDLVALADSLLRLPDLAVLVAETRSPYLRALQTVPPLLEQLGQHLRSHLVENPPLLLTEGNLIRSGVQPQLDQLHQQVEADKQWIANLETSERQRTGINTLKVGYNKAFGYYISISRAKSEQAPEDYTRKQTLTNEERYITPELKEREARIFSANEDLYQLEYEIFSQLRADVGAMAEPIRKVARAVAAVDVLCGLAEVAVYQGYCRPEMVEGRRIAIVEGRHPVVEQSLPAGFFVPNSTSLGTTETAAAPDLIILTGPNASGKSCYLRQVGLIQLLAQVGSFVPAQTATLGICDRIFTRVGAVDDLATGQSTFMVEMNETANILNHATPRFPGTAG; from the coding sequence GTGCGGGACGGCAGCTTTCATGGTTCGCTACTCTGGGCACTGGATAAAACTGTGACGGCCATGGGCGGACGAGCCTTGCGGCGCTGGCTATTACAACCCCTCCTTGATCGCAAAGGCATTGGTGCTCGACAGGACACCATTGAGGAATTGATCACGGAGGGAGTGTTACGGCAAGCCTTGCAGCAATATCTTCGCCAGATCTATGATCTTGAACGCTTGGCGGGACGAGCTGGCTCTGGCACAGCCAATGCTCGCGATTTAGTCGCCCTGGCCGATTCCCTCTTGCGGTTGCCAGATTTGGCTGTGTTGGTGGCTGAAACCCGCTCCCCCTATCTGCGGGCGCTGCAAACCGTGCCACCACTCCTGGAACAGCTCGGCCAGCATCTGCGATCGCATTTGGTCGAGAATCCCCCTTTACTCCTGACCGAAGGCAACCTGATTCGCTCGGGGGTACAGCCCCAATTGGATCAGCTGCATCAACAGGTGGAAGCTGACAAGCAATGGATTGCCAACCTGGAGACCAGCGAACGGCAACGCACCGGGATTAACACCTTAAAAGTTGGCTACAACAAAGCCTTTGGCTACTACATCAGTATTTCCCGTGCTAAAAGTGAGCAAGCCCCCGAGGACTATACTCGCAAACAAACCCTGACAAACGAAGAGCGCTACATTACCCCAGAACTCAAAGAGCGGGAAGCTCGGATCTTTAGTGCCAATGAAGATTTATACCAATTGGAGTACGAGATTTTTTCCCAACTCCGAGCCGATGTGGGGGCAATGGCGGAGCCAATCCGAAAAGTTGCCAGGGCGGTGGCCGCTGTCGATGTGTTGTGTGGACTGGCGGAAGTGGCAGTCTATCAAGGGTATTGTCGCCCCGAAATGGTGGAGGGGCGGCGGATTGCCATTGTCGAAGGGCGGCATCCGGTGGTGGAACAATCTCTGCCAGCGGGTTTTTTTGTCCCCAATTCCACCTCCTTAGGCACCACGGAAACCGCCGCCGCGCCCGATCTGATTATCCTTACGGGCCCCAATGCCAGCGGTAAAAGCTGTTATCTGCGGCAGGTGGGCTTAATTCAACTACTGGCTCAGGTTGGAAGTTTCGTACCCGCCCAGACCGCCACCCTGGGGATCTGCGATCGCATTTTTACGCGGGTGGGCGCGGTGGATGACTTGGCAACCGGGCAATCCACCTTCATGGTTGAAATGAATGAAACTGCCAACATCCTCAACCATGCCACCCCCCGATTCCCTGGTACTGCTGGATGA
- a CDS encoding MutS-related protein codes for MPPPDSLVLLDEIGRGTATFDGLAIAWSVAEYLAMDIQARTIFATHYHELNELASLLPNIANYQVTVKELSDQIVFLHRVQPGGSRSLLWD; via the coding sequence ATGCCACCCCCCGATTCCCTGGTACTGCTGGATGAAATTGGTCGGGGGACAGCAACCTTTGATGGTCTGGCGATCGCTTGGTCGGTGGCAGAGTATCTTGCCATGGACATTCAGGCGCGCACTATTTTCGCGACCCACTACCACGAGCTAAATGAATTGGCATCACTCCTGCCCAATATCGCCAATTACCAGGTGACGGTGAAAGAACTATCCGATCAAATTGTGTTTTTACATCGGGTGCAACCTGGGGGGAGCAGATCGCTCCTATGGGATTGA
- the gcvH gene encoding glycine cleavage system protein GcvH, with protein sequence MTLEYPDDLKYLDSHEYVRLEGEIATIGISAFAVDQLGDIVFLELPEIGDAMVKGESFGTVESVKAVEDLKSPVVGTVIERNLAMIEAPEQLAEDPYGEGWLLKVRLHDLDVEETLSADEYRQLVEGE encoded by the coding sequence ATGACCCTGGAATATCCCGACGACTTGAAATATCTGGACAGCCACGAATATGTCCGCCTAGAAGGAGAAATTGCCACGATTGGGATCAGTGCCTTTGCCGTTGATCAGTTGGGCGACATTGTGTTCCTGGAGTTGCCAGAAATTGGGGATGCCATGGTCAAAGGGGAATCCTTTGGCACGGTGGAATCGGTCAAAGCCGTCGAGGATCTGAAATCTCCTGTGGTGGGCACCGTGATTGAACGCAACCTGGCAATGATCGAGGCCCCCGAGCAGTTGGCGGAAGACCCCTACGGTGAAGGCTGGCTGCTGAAGGTGCGGCTGCATGACCTCGATGTGGAAGAGACCCTCTCTGCCGATGAATATCGTCAGCTCGTCGAAGGAGAATAG
- a CDS encoding ABC transporter ATP-binding protein, whose protein sequence is MNPVSTPVVPPPTSQSTPVIQTLELSKRYRLGFWLNQTIDSLKQCTLTVFQGETFGLLGPNGAGKTTLLKVLLGIVQPTAGRGFLLGKAIGDRSIKQRVGYLPENPYFYDYLSGWEYLEFTAGLFGIPRSVQRQRIPQLLDLVGLAQSAARKKQLRQYSKGMLQRIGMAQALINDPELVFLDEPMSGLDPMGRYQIREIILSLKAQGKTIFFNSHVLSDVEIICDRVAILAQGELICIGALDELLGHVDEYHIKGRGGDPAALTQWIPGLEMQDHFWEGHLQGLPQDFLTTLAAMDAQIIALNVVRPSLEEFFIQQLQQRGIRSSS, encoded by the coding sequence ATGAACCCTGTCTCCACTCCTGTTGTTCCACCTCCCACCTCTCAATCAACTCCGGTGATCCAAACCCTGGAACTCTCCAAGCGTTACCGCCTGGGGTTTTGGTTAAACCAGACGATTGACTCCTTAAAGCAATGTACGCTCACCGTGTTCCAGGGTGAAACCTTTGGCTTACTTGGACCCAATGGTGCGGGCAAAACCACGCTCCTCAAGGTTTTACTGGGGATTGTGCAGCCCACGGCGGGGCGGGGGTTTTTGCTGGGGAAGGCGATTGGCGATCGCAGCATTAAGCAGCGGGTCGGGTACCTGCCCGAAAATCCCTACTTCTACGACTATCTCAGCGGCTGGGAATATCTAGAGTTCACCGCGGGTCTATTTGGGATTCCCCGGTCTGTCCAACGCCAACGAATTCCCCAATTGTTAGATCTGGTGGGGTTGGCTCAATCTGCCGCCCGGAAAAAGCAACTACGGCAGTACTCTAAAGGGATGCTTCAGCGCATCGGCATGGCTCAGGCGCTGATCAATGATCCAGAATTGGTGTTTCTGGATGAGCCCATGTCGGGGTTAGATCCGATGGGACGCTACCAGATTCGTGAGATTATTTTGTCCCTCAAAGCCCAGGGCAAAACCATCTTTTTTAATAGTCATGTGTTGTCGGATGTGGAAATCATCTGCGATCGCGTCGCCATCCTGGCTCAGGGTGAACTAATCTGTATCGGCGCTCTAGATGAACTGCTCGGCCATGTCGATGAGTACCATATCAAAGGTCGGGGGGGTGATCCAGCTGCTTTGACCCAATGGATACCCGGCCTAGAGATGCAAGACCACTTTTGGGAGGGGCATCTCCAGGGCTTGCCCCAGGACTTTTTGACGACCCTTGCGGCCATGGATGCCCAAATTATTGCTCTCAATGTCGTCCGCCCTTCCCTTGAAGAATTTTTTATTCAGCAACTCCAGCAACGGGGAATCCGTTCCAGCAGCTAG
- a CDS encoding rhomboid family intramembrane serine protease: MQDNSKPTLTRELKTHAQILGGCVAVFWGLEVVDTVLRGSLDRFGIVPRSLTGLRGILFAPFLHLGFSHVIANTIPFLILGWLVMLRRRSDFWIVSLVTMVVSGLGVWLTAPAGSVTVGASGLIFGYLGFLLLRGYFERSWSALFLAVVVGVVYGGLIWGVLPGQPGISWQGHLFGFIGGAIAAWLLSQSPEDVSPD; the protein is encoded by the coding sequence ATGCAGGACAATTCTAAACCAACCCTGACCCGTGAGCTCAAGACCCATGCTCAGATTCTGGGGGGCTGTGTGGCGGTCTTTTGGGGGCTGGAAGTGGTGGATACAGTGCTACGGGGAAGTTTAGATCGCTTTGGGATTGTTCCCCGATCGCTGACAGGACTCAGGGGGATCTTATTTGCCCCCTTCCTGCATCTGGGTTTTTCCCATGTGATTGCCAACACCATCCCGTTTTTGATCTTGGGTTGGCTGGTGATGCTCCGCCGCCGCAGTGACTTCTGGATCGTGAGTCTGGTCACCATGGTGGTCAGTGGTTTGGGGGTGTGGCTAACAGCCCCCGCGGGGAGTGTGACCGTTGGAGCGAGTGGCTTGATTTTTGGGTATTTGGGATTTTTGCTGCTGCGGGGATACTTTGAGCGCAGTTGGAGCGCCCTCTTTTTGGCGGTGGTGGTCGGTGTGGTCTATGGTGGCCTGATCTGGGGAGTTTTACCGGGGCAACCGGGAATTTCCTGGCAGGGGCATTTGTTTGGTTTTATTGGCGGGGCGATCGCGGCTTGGTTGTTATCTCAATCCCCCGAAGATGTCTCACCTGACTAA
- the gcvP gene encoding aminomethyl-transferring glycine dehydrogenase, producing MSESLIDAANTHQAQALVTRSIDPTPGGDSILVAPSTQDPQTDRGTVQAWAGEDFVPRHLGPSLADQAQMLEVLGFPSLAALIAKTVPPAIRLSRELQLPAGRSEYDVLQTLRAIAAQNQVFRSFLGMGYSPCITPPVIQRNILENPGWYTQYTPYQPEIAQGRLEALLNFQTMVSDLTGLAIANASLLDEGTAAAEAMTMCYGLQAKQGVKTFWVSDTCHPQTIAVVQTRAQPLGIEVVVGDHRSFNFDTPVFAVLLQYPASDGAIYDYQLFIDQAHARGALAIVAADLLSLTLLTPPGEFGADVAIGNTQRFGIPMGYGGPHAAYFATREPYKRQIPGRLVGVSKDVHGHPALRLALQTREQHIRRDKATSNICTAQVLLAVMAGMYAVYHGPAGLKQIAQRIQQLTQTLALGLQRLGYQLGQPPYFDTVRIQVEVHRGWRLLERARSQRINLRAIAPNSLGISLNETTTLQDLQDLLTLFAEEQPLPFTVSALLAETPAAYGPRTSPYLTHPVFHRYHSETELLRYIHRLQAKDLSLTTAMIPLGSCTMKLNATAEMVPVTWPEFGQLHPFVPLEQAQGYQLLFQQLETWLAEITGFAGISLQPNAGSQGEYTGLLVIRAYHQHRGEGHRTVCLIPQSAHGTNPASAVMAGMQVVAIACDAHGNIDIADLRAKAKQHQQQLAALMVTYPSTHGVFEEGIREICALVHACGGQVYLDGANMNAQVGLCRPADFGADVCHLNLHKTFCIPHGGGGPGMGPIGVAAHLLPFLPGHPVVATGGSQGVGAVAAAPWGSGSILPISWVYIALMGAQGLTQATEVAILNANYIAHRLAPYYPILYQGQQGLVAHECILDLRQFKKTAEVEVDDIAKRLIDYGFHPPTVSWPVAGTMMVEPTESESKQELDRFCEAMIAIRAEIQAIERGEVDRHNNLLKNCPPHRGGLNDRRLESSLFPRTGRVSLRLDTGT from the coding sequence ATGTCCGAATCCCTGATTGACGCTGCCAACACCCATCAGGCTCAGGCTCTTGTCACCCGTTCCATTGATCCCACTCCAGGAGGGGATTCCATCCTAGTTGCGCCATCGACCCAAGATCCCCAAACCGATCGGGGAACGGTGCAGGCTTGGGCAGGGGAGGACTTTGTGCCGCGCCATCTGGGGCCAAGTCTGGCGGATCAGGCACAGATGCTAGAAGTTCTAGGATTCCCGAGCTTGGCCGCTCTGATTGCCAAAACCGTGCCCCCTGCGATTCGCCTATCTCGAGAGCTACAACTCCCTGCTGGACGCAGTGAGTATGATGTTTTACAAACCCTGCGGGCGATCGCCGCTCAGAATCAGGTATTTCGCTCCTTCCTAGGCATGGGCTACTCCCCCTGCATTACCCCGCCAGTGATTCAGCGCAATATTTTAGAAAATCCTGGCTGGTATACCCAGTACACTCCCTACCAGCCGGAAATTGCCCAGGGGCGCTTAGAAGCCCTGCTGAATTTCCAGACCATGGTGAGTGATCTCACCGGATTGGCAATCGCCAATGCCTCGCTTCTGGATGAGGGCACCGCGGCGGCGGAAGCTATGACGATGTGTTATGGTCTCCAGGCGAAGCAGGGGGTGAAGACTTTTTGGGTGTCCGATACCTGTCATCCGCAAACCATCGCCGTGGTGCAAACCCGTGCTCAACCCCTGGGCATTGAGGTAGTGGTAGGAGATCATCGCAGCTTTAACTTTGACACCCCAGTGTTTGCTGTCTTGCTGCAATATCCCGCCAGCGATGGGGCCATTTATGACTACCAGCTCTTCATTGACCAGGCCCACGCAAGGGGAGCCCTGGCAATTGTGGCTGCTGATCTCCTGAGCTTAACGCTCTTGACTCCCCCCGGTGAATTTGGAGCCGACGTTGCCATTGGCAATACCCAACGCTTTGGTATTCCCATGGGGTATGGCGGCCCCCATGCGGCCTACTTTGCCACCCGAGAACCCTACAAGCGGCAGATTCCTGGACGGTTGGTGGGGGTATCTAAAGATGTCCACGGTCACCCGGCACTGCGGTTGGCACTGCAAACCCGTGAACAACATATCCGCCGCGATAAAGCCACCAGTAATATTTGTACCGCCCAAGTTTTATTGGCAGTGATGGCTGGGATGTATGCCGTCTACCACGGGCCAGCGGGTCTGAAACAAATTGCCCAGCGGATTCAACAACTTACCCAGACCCTAGCCCTGGGTTTACAGCGACTGGGTTATCAACTGGGACAGCCGCCCTACTTTGACACTGTGCGGATTCAGGTTGAGGTGCATCGAGGGTGGAGGTTACTGGAACGGGCGCGATCGCAGCGGATCAATCTGCGGGCGATCGCCCCAAATAGTCTGGGCATTTCCCTCAATGAAACCACAACGCTGCAAGATCTCCAGGATTTGCTGACCCTCTTTGCCGAGGAACAGCCTCTACCCTTTACAGTGTCAGCTTTGCTGGCAGAAACACCGGCAGCTTATGGTCCTCGCACCAGCCCCTACCTCACCCATCCGGTGTTTCATCGCTACCATTCTGAAACCGAATTATTGCGCTACATCCATCGCTTGCAGGCCAAGGATCTCTCCCTGACCACGGCCATGATTCCCTTGGGTTCCTGCACCATGAAGTTAAATGCCACTGCTGAGATGGTACCGGTGACCTGGCCGGAGTTTGGGCAACTGCACCCCTTTGTCCCCCTAGAGCAAGCCCAGGGCTACCAACTGCTGTTTCAACAACTAGAGACATGGCTGGCAGAAATTACTGGATTTGCGGGCATTTCCCTGCAACCCAATGCCGGTTCCCAGGGGGAATATACAGGGCTGCTGGTGATTCGGGCCTACCATCAACATCGCGGGGAAGGGCATCGCACCGTTTGTTTAATTCCCCAATCTGCCCATGGCACCAACCCCGCCAGTGCCGTCATGGCCGGGATGCAAGTGGTAGCGATCGCCTGTGATGCCCACGGCAATATCGATATCGCCGATTTGAGAGCCAAGGCCAAGCAGCACCAACAACAATTGGCGGCCTTGATGGTCACCTATCCCTCCACCCACGGGGTTTTTGAGGAAGGCATTCGCGAGATTTGTGCCCTTGTCCATGCGTGTGGTGGTCAGGTGTATTTGGATGGTGCCAATATGAATGCCCAGGTGGGATTATGCCGCCCGGCGGATTTTGGAGCCGATGTTTGCCATCTGAATCTCCACAAAACCTTCTGTATTCCCCATGGGGGTGGTGGCCCCGGCATGGGGCCCATCGGGGTGGCTGCCCATCTGCTGCCGTTCCTCCCCGGTCATCCAGTGGTGGCAACGGGGGGATCGCAGGGAGTGGGGGCAGTGGCGGCAGCTCCCTGGGGCAGTGGTAGCATTCTGCCCATCTCCTGGGTATACATTGCCCTCATGGGGGCTCAAGGTTTGACCCAGGCAACGGAGGTGGCGATTCTCAATGCCAACTACATTGCCCATCGGCTGGCACCCTACTACCCGATTCTCTATCAAGGTCAGCAGGGGTTGGTGGCCCACGAATGCATCCTGGATTTGCGCCAGTTTAAGAAAACCGCTGAGGTTGAAGTTGATGACATTGCCAAGCGGTTGATTGACTATGGATTCCATCCGCCGACGGTGTCCTGGCCCGTGGCTGGCACCATGATGGTGGAGCCAACGGAGAGTGAGTCGAAGCAGGAACTTGATCGCTTCTGTGAGGCCATGATTGCCATCCGGGCTGAGATTCAAGCGATTGAGCGGGGTGAAGTCGATCGCCACAACAATCTGCTAAAAAACTGCCCCCCACACCGCGGTGGACTTAACGATCGCAGACTGGAATCGTCCCTATTCCCGAGAACAGGCCGTGTTTCCCTCCGTCTGGACACGGGAACATAA
- the coaE gene encoding dephospho-CoA kinase (Dephospho-CoA kinase (CoaE) performs the final step in coenzyme A biosynthesis.) encodes MTRLESPPQRWIGLTGGIATGKTTVANYLATHHQLPILDADDYAREAVALGSGILARIVDRYGSEILCADGQLHRQRLGAIVFNHATERQWLEQQIHPFVRHRLVQERQAFPAAQFPCLVLVIPLLFEAQMMDLVTEIWVVFCTPAQQLERLCHRNQLTPAQAQARIHSQWPLTEKIARAHVVLDNSTRLGRLYHQIDIAVASQQ; translated from the coding sequence ATGACCCGCCTTGAGAGTCCGCCGCAACGGTGGATTGGTCTCACGGGCGGCATTGCCACTGGCAAAACCACGGTAGCTAACTACCTGGCAACTCACCACCAATTGCCGATCCTGGACGCCGATGACTACGCGCGGGAGGCGGTGGCACTCGGTTCTGGGATTCTAGCCCGGATCGTGGATCGCTATGGTAGCGAGATCCTCTGTGCCGATGGTCAGTTGCATCGTCAACGCCTGGGGGCGATCGTGTTCAATCATGCCACTGAGCGCCAGTGGCTAGAGCAGCAAATCCATCCCTTCGTGCGCCATCGCCTGGTTCAGGAACGTCAAGCTTTCCCAGCGGCACAATTTCCCTGCTTGGTTTTGGTGATTCCCCTGCTCTTTGAAGCCCAGATGATGGATCTGGTGACGGAGATTTGGGTGGTATTTTGTACCCCTGCCCAACAACTGGAGCGACTCTGCCATCGCAACCAGCTCACCCCGGCCCAAGCCCAAGCCCGCATTCATAGCCAATGGCCACTGACCGAGAAAATTGCCCGCGCCCACGTGGTTCTGGACAATTCCACCCGTCTCGGGAGGCTCTATCACCAAATTGATATTGCCGTTGCCTCTCAGCAATGA